Proteins from a single region of Hermetia illucens chromosome 3, iHerIll2.2.curated.20191125, whole genome shotgun sequence:
- the LOC119651399 gene encoding GPALPP motifs-containing protein 1, whose protein sequence is MTDKEDACYGPTLPPSFSRRDNSDSVDEDSSQENSFGPALPPHLSKSSKVESDAAFGPALPPKPTVSKSEESGSRNNAILGPALPPGFQREPIDSDEDSSNDAACFGPLPPDQISATSLALEERALEMKLAKLAGNDKEDLTEQREEWMLVPPEIMIQAGVAKTQFSKSKCERNRDQSSWTETPHDKQQKAEGRINKKDQKRKLQEEAERSSARKRDAEQEAIVKKHKKDHKRDKSLLDLHSEKRKKEKESKSSDQVRRPFNRETDLQLNKFDSRQVKSVIDKAKILDSRFSAGSNKYL, encoded by the exons ATGACCGACAAGGAAGATGCGTGTTATGGCCCGACGCTGCCGCCTTCTTTCTCCAGGAGGGATAACAGTGACAGTGTCGATGAGGATTCGAGTCAAGAAAACTCATTCGGACCAGCATTACCACCGCATTTGTCTAAAAGTTCAAAAGTGGAATCTGATGCAGCGTTTGGACCAGCTTTACCACCCAAGCCAACCGTCAGTAAATCAGAGGAATCGGGCTCACGGAACAATGCGATTCTAGGACCAGCATTACCTCCAGGATTCCAGCGTGAACCAATAGATAGTGATGAAGATTCTTCTAACGATGCGGCTTGCTTTGGGCCTCTTCCACCAGACCAAATATCAGCTACGAGTCTAGCCCTTGAAGAACGAGCACTTGAGATGAAATTAGCGAAACTGGCTGGAAATGACAAGGAAGATTTAACCGAACAACGAGAAGAGTGGATGTTGGTACCTCCGGAAATCATGATACAAGCCGGCGTCGCTAAAACGCAATTTTCTAAATCGAAATGTGAAAGGAATCGCGACCA ATCTTCCTGGACGGAAACACCCCACGATAAACAACAGAAAGCAGAAGGACGCATAAACAAAAAGGATCAGAAGCGAAAGCTGCAGGAGGAAGCCGAACGTTCATCAGCTAGGAAACGGGATGCCGAACAAGAAGCGATTGTTAAGAAGCACAAAAAAGACCACAAGAGAGACAAATCTCTCCTTGATCTCCACAGtgaaaagaggaaaaaggagaag GAAAGCAAGTCTTCAGATCAAGTGAGGAGACCCTTCAATCGGGAAACAGATTTACAGCTAAATAAGTTCGACTCGCGACAAGTCAAATCTGTCATTGACAAAGCGAAAATTTTAGATTCAAGGTTTTCAGCTGGTTCCAATAAATACTTGTAG